Proteins encoded by one window of Vanacampus margaritifer isolate UIUO_Vmar chromosome 17, RoL_Vmar_1.0, whole genome shotgun sequence:
- the cldn35 gene encoding claudin-4 — translation MVNTGMQLISFTCAVTGWIMAIAVTALPQWKVSAFVGSNILTSEIKWEGIWMSCIYQSTGHMQCKTYDSMLALPPDIQAARALMCLAIFMGWLSCTVSCCGMKCTTCAGDDRQAKAGIALSGGILFILTGLCVLIPVSWTANTVIEDFYNPNVPVMHKRELGQAVYLGWAAAVILMISGAVLSSTCPLVEGGGRYRRGYVGRSFANSPASAQNLPKTITSTSLPLKEYV, via the coding sequence ATGGTGAACACTGGCATGCAACTAATCAGCTTCACCTGCGCCGTGACCGGCTGGATCATGGCGATAGCGGTCACGGCCCTGCCCCAGTGGAAGGTGTCGGCCTTCGTCGGCAGCAACATCCTGACGTCGGAGATCAAGTGGGAAGGCATCTGGATGAGCTGCATCTACCAGTCCACCGGTCACATGCAGTGCAAGACGTACGACTCCATGCTGGCCTTGCCTCCTGACATCCAGGCCGCGCGCGCCCTCATGTGTTTGGCCATCTTCATGGGCTGGCTCTCCTGCACCGTATCCTGCTGCGGCATGAAGTGCACCACCTGCGCCGGGGACGACCGCCAAGCCAAGGCGGGCATCGCGCTCTCCGGCGGGATTCTGTTCATCCTGACGGGCCTGTGCGTTCTCATTCCCGTTTCCTGGACGGCGAACACGGTCATTGAGGATTTCTACAACCCCAACGTGCCCGTGATGCATAAACGGGAGCTCGGTCAGGCCGTTTATCTGGGATGGGCTGCCGCGGTTATTTTGATGATAAGCGGCGCTGTGCTGAGCAGCACGTGCCCCCTGGTGGAGGGAGGCGGTAGATACCGCAGGGGCTACGTGGGTCGCAGCTTTGCTAATTCGCCTGCTTCTGCACAGAATCTACCTAAAACGATCACATCGACCAGTCTCCCACTTAAGGAGTATGTGTAG